One window of Vespula pensylvanica isolate Volc-1 chromosome 13, ASM1446617v1, whole genome shotgun sequence genomic DNA carries:
- the LOC122633752 gene encoding ras-related protein Rab-28-like, whose product MSDIEEDLAERRLKIVLLGDSGSGKTSIALKFCTNEFTRQYSPTAGIDFFLKSITVGSYKNVNLHLWDVGGLALHGNMLDKYVFAANIVLLVYDITNTSSFEILDEWANKIRGMNDSIEEPPLMALVGNKCDMEHQRTVKKDKSHRYAAENGFPYYDMSARTGESLSLCIVSLAAQVLGVRLSKNDQDFHKPIIIAEIGDTVDMNTIHKVVKRFPNKRHHPISFHSHFPSSKSTVCTLQ is encoded by the exons ATGTCCGACATCGAAGAGGATCTCGCCGAGAGGCGACTAAAAATTGTTCTTCTCGGTGATTCTGGCTCTGGAAAA ACGAGCATTGCTTTAAAATTTTGCACCAACGAATTTACGAGACAATACTCACCAACGGCCGgcattgatttctttttaaaaagtatcaCTGTTGGTTCTTACAAAAATGTTAACCTACATCTTTGGGACGTCGGCGGACTGGCCCTTCATGGTAACATGTTGGACAAATACGTGTTTGCAGCTAAc ATCGTTCTTTTGGTATACGATATCACGAATACATCGAGTTTTGAAATTCTCGATGAATGGGCCAATAAGATTCGTGGAATGAACGACAGTATTGAAGAACCGCCATTAATGGCATTGGTTGGTAATAAATGTGATATGGAACATCAAAGAActgttaaaaaagataaatctcATCGTTACGCAGCAGAAAATGGATTTCCATATTACGATATGTCTGCAAGAACCGGCGAATCG CTTTCCTTATGTATCGTAAGCTTGGCCGCACAAGTTTTAGGCGTACGATTATCAAAAAATGATCAAGATTTTCATAAGCCGATTATTATTGCTGAAATTGGAGATACTGTGGATATGAACACGATTCATAAGGTTGTAAAAAGATTTCCTAATAAGAGACACCATCCGATTTCCTTTCATTCacattttccttcttcaaaATCAACTGTGTGCACTTTACaatga
- the LOC122633751 gene encoding hexosaminidase D-like produces the protein MTRLRGRASLMIIVMITFTLMIVIYHILSNEIDSISSGKINSRMKVEDVYPLGDLTEIPSSIAKKQQIEAQIARNAKLARSRQFEDDNDNIYSSSNPLFKGHKIVHLDLKGAPPKIGYYKYLLPLLKKLGATGILIEYEDMFPFDGRIKDISAGNCYTKEDIRIIQKLAEENNLIVIPLIQTFGHLEFILKLDKYKDYREVPRYPQVVCPTYNKTIPLIYEIIDQVVAAHPTSKHLHIGADEVYQIGDCSRCVNTMVKKHWTKKQLFLDHVSKVASYIKEKYPQLTVLMWDDEFREISPQEIIDKDLHLMVEPVVWKYTTDPGSTLTDQLWESYGAVWKSVWVATAFKGATAPDRFYTDIPYHLENHEHWLEIIIEYSNQITFKGVILTGWQRYDHFSVLCELLSTAIPSLAINLAALQVSDLNGFPIEVPNQLVDILQCENIISLSIPEPQYGWTKCGFHGSAVYAVTVRLYSLMQEINKMEQDNIFKGWLKPYNLKYSFSSPSHIERIIDELNRHKLEIMYIEKEMRSAMKDIYDNYTIQEWLETYITPINEKVTQLYEAEEKILEKNTWPRRPLTKVD, from the coding sequence ATGACACGGCTAAGAGGCCGAGCTTCTCTCATGATAATCGTAATGATCACCTTCACACTGATGAtagttatatatcatattctcAGTAATGAAATAGATAGTATTTCATCCGGTAAGATAAATTCTCGAATGAAAGTTGAAGATGTTTATCCACTTGGTGATCTCACAGAGATTCCTAGCAGTATAGCCAAGAAACAACAAATTGAAGCTCAAATTGCAAGAAATGCAAAGCTTGCCAGAAGTAGACAATTtgaagatgataatgataatatatattcatcgtCCAATCCATTGTTCAAAGGACACAAAATTGTTCATTTAGATTTAAAGGGTGCTCCGCCTAAAATaggttattataaatatcttttaccaTTACTCAAAAAGTTAGGTGCTACTGGAATACTTATAGAATACGAAGATATGTTTCCATTCGatggaagaataaaagatataagcGCTGGTAATTGTTATACCAAAGAAGATATTCGTATTATTCAGAAGTTAgcagaagaaaataatcttattGTCATTCCATTGATACAAACTTTTGGACATTTGGAATTTATTCTTAAGCTTGATAAATACAAAGATTATAGAGAAGTTCCAAGATATCCGCAAGTAGTATGCCCTacttataataaaacgataccattgatttatgaaataatagatCAAGTTGTAGCTGCTCATCCCACTTCAAAACACTTGCATATCGGAGCAGATGAAGTATATCAGATAGGAGATTGTTCAAGGTGTGTAAATACTATGGTTAAAAAGCATTGGactaaaaaacaattattccTTGATCATGTATCTAAAGTAGCTAGTTATATCAAGGAAAAGTATCCACAGCTTACAGTATTAATGTGGGATGATGAATTTCGTGAAATTTCCCCTcaagaaataatagataaagattTGCATTTAATGGTGGAACCAGTTGTATGGAAATATACAACCGATCCAGGTTCTACTTTGACAGATCAATTATGGGAGAGTTATGGTGCTGTCTGGAAAAGTGTCTGGGTCGCGACAGCTTTTAAAGGAGCTACTGCACCAGATAGATTTTATACGGATATACCTTATCATCTGGAAAATCATGAACATTggttagaaattattatcgaatactCTAATCAAATTACATTCAAAGGTGTTATTCTAACGGGATGGCAAAGATATGATCATTTTAGCGTACTCTGTGAACTTTTATCAACAGCTATTCCATCGCTTGCTATTAATCTGGCAGCCTTACAAGTATCTGATCTGAATGGTTTTCCTATTGAAGTACCTAATCAACTAGTAGACATATTACAATGCgaaaatattatctctttgAGTATACCGGAACCTCAATATGGATGGACAAAATGTGGGTTTCATGGATCAGCTGTATATGCAGTTACCGTAAGACTTTATTCTTTAAtgcaagaaataaataaaatggaacAAGACAACATCTTTAAAGGATGGTTGAAACCATACAATTTAAAATACTCTTTCTCAAGTCCAAGTCATATTGAACGAATAATAGATGAATTAAATAGGCATAAGTTGGAGATAAtgtatatcgaaaaagaaatgcgTTCTGcaatgaaagatatttatgACAATTATACGATACAGGAGTGGCTAGAAACGTACATTACGcctataaatgaaaaagtcaCGCAATTGTATGAGGCGGAAGAGAAAATCCTTGAAAAAAATACTTGGCCAAGAAGACCATTGACAAAGGTTGATTGA